From the genome of Pseudocalidococcus azoricus BACA0444, one region includes:
- the lpdA gene encoding dihydrolipoyl dehydrogenase has product MSFDYDLVIIGAGVGGHGAALHAVSCGLKTAIIEAADMGGTCVNRGCIPSKALLAASGRVRELKQAHHLQTLGIQLGQVSFERGGIANHAKNLVQKIRGDLTNSIKRLGVDILVGRGKVAGNQKVTVTTPTGEKTVTAENIIIASGSIPWVPPGIEVDGKTVFTSDQAVQLDWLPDWIAIIGSGYIGLEFSDIYTALGCEVTMIEALDQLMPTFDPDIAKIAQRVLITPRDIETHTGKIAKKITPGSPVVIELADPKTKEVTEILEVDACLVATGRIPATKDLGLETVGVETDQRGFIPVNDQMAVLKNGKPVKNLWAIGDATGKMMLAHAASAQGITVVENIAGRSRTVNYRSIPAAAFTHPEISFVGLTEPDAKKLGEAEGFPVSSVRTYFKGNSKALAEGETDGIAKVIFRPDTGEILGTHIFGLHASDLIQEAANAIAKNTNVKELAFMVHTHPTLSEVLDEAFKRAAEVE; this is encoded by the coding sequence GTGAGTTTTGACTACGATTTGGTCATTATTGGGGCCGGGGTCGGTGGCCATGGGGCGGCTCTCCATGCGGTCAGTTGTGGCTTAAAGACGGCCATTATCGAAGCAGCGGATATGGGCGGCACCTGTGTCAATCGCGGCTGTATTCCCTCAAAGGCCTTGTTGGCAGCCTCAGGCCGGGTGCGGGAACTGAAACAGGCTCATCACCTGCAAACTTTGGGGATTCAGCTGGGTCAGGTGAGTTTTGAGCGGGGCGGTATTGCGAATCATGCAAAAAATCTGGTGCAGAAAATTCGGGGGGACTTAACCAACAGCATCAAACGCTTGGGGGTGGATATTCTCGTCGGCCGGGGCAAGGTGGCCGGAAATCAAAAGGTCACAGTGACTACCCCAACTGGGGAAAAGACCGTCACCGCTGAAAACATCATCATTGCCAGTGGTTCGATTCCCTGGGTGCCGCCGGGGATTGAGGTGGATGGCAAAACTGTCTTTACCAGTGACCAGGCCGTGCAGTTGGATTGGCTCCCCGATTGGATTGCGATTATTGGCAGTGGCTACATTGGCCTGGAGTTTTCCGATATTTATACGGCTCTCGGCTGTGAAGTGACGATGATTGAAGCTCTCGATCAACTGATGCCCACGTTTGACCCGGACATTGCCAAAATCGCCCAACGGGTCTTGATTACTCCCCGCGATATTGAAACCCACACGGGCAAAATTGCCAAGAAAATCACTCCTGGATCGCCTGTTGTCATCGAATTAGCGGATCCCAAAACCAAGGAAGTCACCGAAATTTTAGAAGTGGATGCCTGTTTAGTGGCTACGGGGCGGATTCCGGCAACCAAAGACCTGGGCCTGGAAACAGTGGGAGTGGAAACCGATCAGCGGGGCTTTATCCCAGTCAATGATCAGATGGCCGTCCTCAAAAATGGCAAACCTGTGAAAAATCTTTGGGCGATTGGGGATGCCACTGGCAAAATGATGTTGGCCCATGCCGCTTCTGCCCAAGGGATTACCGTTGTGGAAAACATTGCCGGCCGGTCGCGCACCGTTAACTATCGCAGTATTCCGGCGGCGGCGTTTACCCATCCCGAAATTAGCTTTGTCGGCTTAACTGAACCGGATGCAAAAAAACTCGGTGAGGCAGAAGGGTTTCCAGTTTCCAGTGTTCGCACCTATTTCAAAGGCAACTCCAAAGCCCTGGCCGAGGGAGAAACCGATGGAATTGCTAAGGTGATTTTCCGGCCCGACACGGGCGAGATTTTAGGCACCCATATCTTTGGCCTGCACGCTTCAGATTTGATTCAAGAAGCCGCCAATGCGATTGCGAAAAATACCAATGTTAAGGAATTGGCCTTTATGGTCCATACTCACCCGACCCTTTCAGAAGTCTTAGACGAAGCCTTTAAGCGAGCGGCAGAAGTAGAGTAA
- a CDS encoding SDR family oxidoreductase, with the protein MNIKGSVALVTGANGGIGSIFVQQLLESEAGKVYACARDVSKLNSLVSLEPHRVIPVELNIVNPESVAAAARQCSDVTILINNAGTSLNQGLIAAVNLDAARQEMELNYFGLLSMCRAFAPGLKQQGGGAIVNILSLLGKINLPFSGSYSASKAAAFSLTQGIRAELMAQGTLVIGVMPGTVNTELAKDWPDPKVEPTEVVKDTLQAVIDGQEDVYPGEQAQQISNQLLTDPKGVEKYLGNFLPGLSLAGL; encoded by the coding sequence ATGAATATTAAAGGTTCAGTAGCACTCGTTACGGGGGCAAACGGGGGAATTGGTTCGATTTTTGTTCAACAATTACTGGAGTCAGAAGCTGGTAAAGTTTATGCCTGTGCCAGAGATGTTTCTAAGCTAAATTCGTTAGTTTCCTTAGAACCGCATCGAGTCATTCCGGTTGAGTTAAATATTGTCAATCCTGAGTCTGTCGCCGCTGCTGCCCGACAATGTTCTGATGTGACTATCTTGATTAATAATGCTGGAACATCCCTGAATCAAGGCTTAATCGCTGCTGTTAATTTAGATGCAGCCCGGCAGGAAATGGAACTCAACTATTTTGGGCTGTTGTCCATGTGTCGGGCCTTTGCCCCAGGCCTGAAACAACAAGGGGGTGGTGCAATTGTCAACATTCTGTCCTTGCTTGGGAAAATCAACTTGCCCTTTAGTGGCTCCTACAGTGCATCTAAGGCGGCGGCATTCTCTCTAACTCAGGGGATTAGGGCAGAATTGATGGCCCAGGGGACTTTAGTGATTGGAGTGATGCCGGGAACTGTTAACACGGAACTCGCCAAAGATTGGCCCGATCCCAAGGTTGAACCCACAGAAGTCGTTAAAGATACCCTCCAGGCCGTGATTGATGGACAAGAAGATGTCTACCCCGGTGAACAGGCCCAGCAAATTTCTAATCAGCTCCTCACAGATCCGAAGGGTGTGGAGAAATATTTGGGGAATTTCTTGCCGGGTTTGTCTTTAGCTGGCCTGTAG
- a CDS encoding LysR family transcriptional regulator, which produces MKSIKLANIDLNLLIAFEALYHEQSVTLAAQRLNVGQPAMSSALGRLRLIFEDELFIRIGRQMRPTATAQAIAPKLINALEMIREALQEQQLFDPATDQRAFTIAAPDYLSNLIVPKILDVLTLKAPNIDLRLITVQKESCFNLLAEGVVDCVLGTFEDVPNHFFQESLFFEGFMGICQANHPAIDCMDLAHFVQFPHALFTLRRDATGAIDQALAEYGLRRRILLTTPYWFILPAVIATSDILTAVPTCFSRHLLDNYALASFEIPLDLPSWSVSMVWHQLQDQDVASHWLRQVIQRVCRENFINIS; this is translated from the coding sequence ATGAAATCAATAAAACTGGCAAACATTGACTTAAATTTACTGATTGCCTTTGAAGCCTTGTATCACGAGCAAAGTGTGACTCTGGCAGCGCAACGGCTCAATGTGGGGCAGCCAGCCATGAGTTCTGCGTTAGGGCGACTCCGGTTAATTTTTGAAGATGAATTATTTATACGGATTGGCCGACAGATGCGTCCCACGGCTACAGCCCAGGCCATTGCGCCAAAGTTAATCAATGCCTTGGAGATGATTCGAGAGGCCTTACAGGAACAACAATTATTTGATCCGGCTACAGATCAACGAGCCTTTACGATTGCCGCACCGGACTATCTCTCAAACTTGATTGTGCCCAAAATCCTAGACGTTCTCACCCTGAAAGCCCCAAACATTGACCTACGCCTAATAACGGTACAAAAAGAATCGTGTTTCAATTTGTTGGCGGAGGGAGTTGTGGACTGTGTTCTGGGAACGTTTGAGGATGTACCCAATCATTTTTTTCAGGAATCGTTGTTTTTCGAGGGGTTCATGGGTATTTGCCAGGCCAACCATCCTGCCATTGATTGCATGGACTTAGCGCATTTTGTCCAATTTCCCCATGCGTTATTTACCCTGCGCCGTGATGCCACCGGAGCGATTGACCAGGCCTTGGCTGAATATGGCTTAAGGCGACGAATTTTGTTAACCACTCCCTATTGGTTTATTTTGCCGGCTGTGATTGCGACATCGGATATTTTGACAGCCGTACCCACCTGTTTTAGCCGTCATTTGCTGGATAATTATGCCTTGGCTTCATTTGAAATTCCCCTTGATCTTCCGTCTTGGTCAGTTTCAATGGTTTGGCATCAACTCCAGGATCAAGATGTTGCAAGTCATTGGTTGCGGCAAGTGATCCAACGGGTTTGTCGGGAAAATTTTATCAACATTTCCTAA
- a CDS encoding aldehyde oxygenase (deformylating), giving the protein MSPIQAPTLDYTSETYKDAYSRINGIVIEGEKEAHENYISLTKLIPDYEEDLLRLSKMEARHKKGFEACGRNLAVSPDLDFAERFFADLHNNFQVAAAEGKIATCLVIQALIIECFAIAAYNIYIPMADDFARKITEGVVKDEYSHLNFGEVWLQENFEAVKAEVETANKENLPLVWRMLNQVEKDAKVLGMDKDALVEDFMIQYSGALENIGFTTREIMKMSMHGLVAA; this is encoded by the coding sequence ATGTCCCCCATCCAGGCCCCTACCCTCGACTACACCAGTGAGACCTATAAGGATGCTTACAGCCGGATCAATGGGATTGTGATTGAGGGAGAAAAAGAGGCTCACGAAAACTATATTTCCCTGACTAAGCTGATCCCTGACTATGAAGAGGATTTACTCCGCCTCTCCAAAATGGAAGCCCGCCATAAAAAAGGGTTTGAAGCCTGTGGACGGAATTTAGCCGTTTCCCCGGATTTGGATTTTGCTGAAAGGTTTTTTGCGGATCTCCATAATAATTTTCAAGTCGCGGCGGCTGAGGGAAAAATTGCCACCTGTTTGGTAATCCAGGCCCTGATCATTGAATGTTTTGCGATTGCTGCTTACAACATTTATATTCCGATGGCCGATGATTTTGCTCGGAAAATTACTGAGGGTGTGGTTAAAGACGAATATTCCCACTTGAATTTTGGCGAGGTTTGGCTCCAAGAGAATTTTGAAGCGGTGAAAGCTGAGGTGGAGACGGCCAACAAGGAAAACTTACCCCTCGTCTGGCGGATGTTGAATCAGGTGGAGAAGGATGCCAAGGTTTTAGGGATGGATAAAGATGCCTTGGTTGAAGATTTTATGATTCAGTACAGTGGGGCACTCGAAAATATTGGCTTTACCACTCGAGAAATTATGAAAATGTCTATGCATGGCCTGGTGGCGGCTTAG
- a CDS encoding Uma2 family endonuclease gives MIAQSSSTYVSTEEYLELEQNSPEKHEYIDGLVYAMAGTTDTHNIIVGNLYLLIRNHLRGSNCRVYFSDLKVRLEKRNCFYYPDLLVTCTEQDLETSTYKRFPKLIIEVLSDSTEAFDRGNKFTDYQTLDSLEEYVLINTTRPRLDSFQRDQLGKWSYQSYGDEIFDLNSINFTWEIKQLYLDT, from the coding sequence ATGATTGCCCAATCTAGCTCCACCTATGTCAGTACGGAAGAGTATTTAGAATTAGAGCAAAATAGTCCAGAAAAGCATGAGTACATTGATGGCCTGGTTTATGCAATGGCTGGGACAACGGATACCCATAACATCATTGTTGGTAATCTTTATTTACTAATTCGGAATCACTTGCGTGGAAGCAATTGCCGGGTATATTTCTCGGATTTGAAGGTGCGCCTAGAAAAAAGAAATTGTTTTTACTATCCTGACTTGCTGGTAACCTGCACTGAACAAGATTTAGAAACAAGTACTTATAAACGATTTCCAAAGCTCATCATTGAAGTTTTATCCGACTCAACTGAGGCTTTTGATCGGGGTAATAAGTTCACTGACTATCAAACTTTAGATAGCTTGGAAGAATATGTTTTAATCAATACAACCCGGCCGCGTTTGGACTCCTTTCAGCGTGATCAGCTAGGAAAATGGAGCTATCAATCCTATGGCGATGAGATATTTGATCTGAATAGCATTAATTTTACTTGGGAGATCAAACAACTATATTTAGATACATAA
- a CDS encoding Uma2 family endonuclease: MIAQSKPNNLSPEEYLLFEESSQEKHEYINGQVYAMAGANSNHVTICINLVTMLRDHVRGLGCQIFMSDMKVRIEEKNCYYYPDIFVTCNNQDRDNNTYKQFPKLIIEVLSDSTEAFDRGNKFYDYSTLESLEEYILINSNKQQLDCFRKVKDHRWEIYFYRDNDFRIDSINFTSNIMKIYEDTELLF; this comes from the coding sequence ATGATTGCCCAGTCCAAACCTAATAACTTAAGTCCTGAAGAGTATTTACTGTTTGAAGAGTCCAGTCAAGAAAAACATGAGTACATTAATGGGCAAGTCTATGCAATGGCCGGGGCTAACAGTAACCATGTCACAATCTGTATCAACTTAGTCACGATGCTACGGGATCATGTGCGGGGCCTGGGCTGTCAGATTTTTATGAGTGATATGAAAGTTAGGATTGAAGAGAAAAACTGTTACTACTATCCAGACATATTCGTAACTTGCAATAACCAAGATCGAGACAATAATACTTATAAGCAGTTTCCAAAGCTCATTATTGAAGTTTTATCCGACTCAACTGAAGCTTTTGACCGTGGAAATAAGTTTTATGATTACTCAACCCTAGAAAGTCTAGAAGAATATATATTAATTAATAGCAACAAACAGCAATTAGACTGTTTCCGTAAAGTAAAAGATCATAGGTGGGAAATTTACTTCTACCGTGATAATGACTTTAGAATAGATTCAATTAATTTCACGAGCAACATTATGAAAATCTATGAGGATACAGAATTACTCTTTTAA
- a CDS encoding ParB N-terminal domain-containing protein yields MSDYLDQNEQIYRHLKPRELIHGEIYTESIIEPKSSLSLDDKKIELIRNSLVRFHGNISPLIVRRVHKEDDTFYEILHGADVFYAAKSIKLEKLSAWVLKLTDDEVEIAKQEICQLMSPIDLYNLEESLKTLQEQENKLYLLQKKRLDTIDRILKIINPVSTTIKINSVSLEDLMKIKGIKNTSARKIIDKRPYTDIQDFANKQSRNIVNALKNCGQIIVFD; encoded by the coding sequence ATGTCTGATTATCTTGATCAAAATGAACAAATTTATCGCCACTTAAAGCCACGTGAGTTGATTCATGGTGAAATTTATACCGAATCTATAATTGAACCGAAATCTTCACTGAGTCTTGATGATAAAAAGATTGAGTTGATTCGTAATAGTTTAGTTAGATTTCATGGAAATATTTCACCATTGATTGTTAGACGTGTTCATAAAGAGGACGATACTTTTTATGAAATTTTACATGGTGCTGATGTTTTCTATGCTGCTAAATCTATCAAACTTGAGAAGCTATCGGCCTGGGTTCTTAAATTAACAGATGATGAAGTAGAAATAGCAAAACAAGAAATTTGTCAGTTAATGTCTCCAATAGATTTATATAATCTTGAAGAATCATTGAAAACACTACAGGAACAAGAGAATAAATTATATTTGTTGCAAAAAAAGCGGTTAGATACTATTGATAGGATATTGAAAATTATTAATCCTGTTTCAACAACAATCAAAATCAATTCAGTATCACTTGAAGATCTGATGAAAATCAAAGGTATTAAAAATACAAGTGCTCGTAAAATAATTGATAAACGCCCCTACACAGATATTCAAGATTTTGCCAACAAACAAAGTCGAAACATCGTAAATGCATTGAAAAATTGTGGACAAATTATTGTTTTTGATTAA
- a CDS encoding AAA family ATPase, translated as MEQKDYEAIFSKIDACETEADVEQKIIIPFLNRLGYTEKDWQAQPTVARIKPDFIVKPHDAQIPHFPFLVIEVKAPKVNLKHKSQQLKTYLQQTKGLFGLLTNGKQLHLFYFNPFANQHPQLVQELRESDDFTKINKLSTLLHHKAALGFIHHLYQRQQQTYAQFSKVVNRVYPTFRDQFPEIPQTKPMIITVFNNKGGVGKTTMTINLGAALAQMGKKVLLIDVDAQANLSIGLGIDPLKDVEDQGRKDITHLLLEKDTTLDQVIYKKAWKNLKLDIVPSHIRLADMEPDLIKLFDSDQVLYKKLKKHNYDFILIDPPPSFSKVNTIALFASSAVLIPTELAPYPVRALEYVLNRTFIIADVIDRPIHVLGISVSRYVQNNSNNNFEMKANIFKLLNRIQQRVEILPEKAWTPQLLVVSKATENKCPIQSEIFYNSLTSSGKEAADRVIESYNNLALNIIEQNQKIQNTKNV; from the coding sequence ATGGAACAGAAAGACTATGAAGCTATATTTTCTAAAATTGATGCCTGTGAAACGGAAGCAGATGTCGAACAGAAAATAATCATTCCATTTTTGAACCGATTGGGCTACACCGAAAAAGATTGGCAGGCCCAGCCCACAGTCGCGAGAATCAAACCCGATTTCATTGTTAAACCCCACGATGCCCAAATTCCTCATTTCCCGTTTTTAGTCATCGAAGTTAAAGCCCCTAAGGTGAATTTGAAACACAAAAGCCAACAACTCAAAACCTACTTACAACAAACAAAAGGACTCTTTGGCCTGCTCACGAATGGCAAACAACTCCATCTTTTTTATTTTAATCCGTTTGCAAACCAACACCCTCAATTAGTTCAAGAGTTACGAGAGTCAGATGATTTTACAAAAATTAACAAATTATCAACCCTCCTTCACCACAAAGCAGCCCTTGGCTTTATTCATCACTTGTATCAAAGACAACAACAAACCTATGCTCAATTTAGTAAGGTAGTGAATAGGGTTTATCCTACATTTAGGGATCAGTTTCCTGAAATTCCTCAAACAAAGCCCATGATTATTACAGTCTTCAATAACAAAGGTGGCGTTGGCAAAACCACAATGACCATCAATTTGGGTGCTGCTCTAGCTCAAATGGGTAAAAAAGTTTTGTTAATAGATGTTGATGCCCAAGCAAATTTAAGTATTGGACTTGGGATTGATCCTCTCAAGGACGTTGAAGACCAAGGAAGAAAAGATATTACGCATCTCTTACTTGAGAAAGACACGACTTTAGATCAGGTTATTTATAAGAAGGCCTGGAAAAATCTTAAATTAGATATTGTCCCTTCACATATTCGGTTGGCAGATATGGAGCCTGACTTGATCAAACTTTTTGATAGTGATCAGGTTCTATATAAAAAACTCAAAAAACATAACTATGATTTCATCTTAATTGATCCGCCTCCATCATTCAGTAAAGTAAATACTATCGCTTTATTCGCATCATCAGCAGTATTAATTCCTACTGAATTAGCCCCTTATCCTGTACGAGCATTAGAGTATGTGTTGAATCGAACTTTCATTATTGCTGATGTTATTGATCGTCCAATTCACGTTCTTGGAATTTCTGTTAGCCGCTATGTTCAAAATAACAGTAATAATAATTTTGAAATGAAAGCTAATATCTTCAAACTCTTAAATAGGATTCAACAAAGAGTTGAGATACTCCCAGAAAAAGCATGGACTCCTCAATTACTCGTAGTTTCAAAGGCAACAGAAAATAAATGTCCAATTCAATCGGAAATCTTCTATAATAGCTTAACTAGCTCAGGCAAAGAAGCCGCAGATAGAGTCATAGAGAGTTATAACAATTTAGCTCTTAATATAATTGAACAAAATCAAAAAATACAGAATACTAAAAATGTCTGA
- the aguB gene encoding N-carbamoylputrescine amidase, which translates to MKHITVAAIQMAFSPSRDENLKTITDYIHQAKAKGAQIILPSELLEGHYFCREEKEEFFAQARPLDNHPTVCHFQTLAAELNVVIPVSLFEKAGPAYYNSVVIIDADGQVLGVYRKSHIPDGPGYEEKFYFRPGDTGFKVWQTKYGVIGVGICWDQWFPECARAMTLLGADVLLYPTAIGSEPHDPGLDTKDPWQRVMIGHAVANIIPVVAANRIGNEGGQVFYGSSFIADIRGDKVAELDRHQSGIITATFDLEQIQTTRAAFGFFRDRRTDLYQILLSGDGASGR; encoded by the coding sequence ATGAAACACATCACCGTTGCAGCAATTCAGATGGCCTTTAGTCCTAGCCGGGATGAAAACCTAAAAACCATTACGGATTATATTCACCAGGCCAAGGCAAAGGGCGCGCAAATTATCCTACCCTCAGAACTCCTAGAAGGTCATTACTTTTGTCGTGAGGAGAAGGAGGAATTCTTTGCCCAGGCCCGCCCCTTAGATAACCATCCAACTGTTTGCCATTTCCAGACCCTTGCCGCAGAACTTAATGTGGTCATTCCGGTTTCCTTATTTGAAAAAGCAGGCCCCGCCTATTACAACAGTGTCGTGATCATTGATGCCGATGGCCAAGTTTTGGGAGTCTATCGTAAAAGTCATATTCCTGACGGGCCGGGCTATGAGGAAAAGTTTTACTTCCGGCCGGGAGATACAGGCTTTAAGGTATGGCAAACCAAATATGGCGTGATTGGGGTGGGGATTTGTTGGGATCAGTGGTTTCCTGAATGCGCGCGGGCAATGACGTTATTGGGGGCGGATGTCTTGCTCTATCCCACAGCGATTGGCAGTGAACCCCACGATCCAGGCCTGGACACGAAAGACCCTTGGCAGCGGGTGATGATTGGCCATGCTGTAGCAAATATTATCCCGGTGGTGGCGGCAAATCGAATTGGCAATGAAGGTGGCCAGGTGTTTTATGGCAGTTCATTTATTGCCGATATTCGGGGCGATAAAGTTGCAGAATTGGATCGCCATCAGTCAGGAATTATTACGGCTACATTTGATTTAGAGCAAATTCAAACAACAAGGGCAGCCTTTGGCTTTTTCCGAGATCGGCGCACAGATTTATATCAAATTCTCTTATCTGGAGATGGGGCATCAGGAAGATAA
- a CDS encoding agmatine deiminase family protein, whose translation MMVPPAPGFYHPAEWQFHQACWLAFPSHEELWGQNLPLVQAEFAALCQAIAFPDPITGKLQGERLKILVLDAAGELKARELLTGLEPEFYQIPFGDIWLRDTGPIFLVNPDGKTATVRFRFNGWGEKYALPGDAQVAENIAQAVDLPQYSFPFVLEGGAIETDGQGTCLTTRQCLLNPNRNPHLTPSEITASLKAVLGYQQVLWLDQGLENDHTDGHIDTLVRFVRPGVVVCMESLTEEDVNAATLKQIAEDLVTFTTAQGRPLEVVKIPSPGLVLDAEGTVMPASYVNFYIANQTVIVPTYGSEFDQPAVNAIAQLFPNRQTIGLSAKHILFGGGAFHCITQQQL comes from the coding sequence ATTATGGTTCCCCCAGCCCCAGGCTTTTATCATCCGGCAGAGTGGCAATTTCACCAGGCCTGTTGGTTAGCCTTTCCCAGTCATGAGGAGCTATGGGGCCAGAATTTACCATTGGTGCAAGCGGAATTTGCCGCCCTCTGCCAGGCCATCGCATTTCCTGATCCCATCACCGGTAAGCTCCAAGGAGAACGCTTAAAAATTCTGGTCTTAGATGCAGCCGGAGAACTAAAGGCACGGGAATTGCTGACAGGATTAGAGCCAGAGTTTTATCAAATTCCTTTCGGTGATATTTGGTTACGGGATACGGGGCCAATTTTCTTAGTCAATCCAGATGGAAAAACAGCTACCGTTCGGTTTCGGTTTAATGGCTGGGGGGAAAAGTATGCCTTACCTGGAGATGCTCAAGTCGCTGAAAACATCGCCCAGGCCGTGGATTTACCTCAATATTCCTTTCCCTTTGTTTTAGAAGGGGGCGCAATTGAAACCGATGGTCAAGGTACTTGTTTAACGACGCGGCAATGTTTACTCAATCCCAATCGAAATCCTCACCTGACCCCATCTGAAATTACAGCATCTCTGAAGGCAGTCTTGGGTTATCAACAGGTGCTATGGCTGGATCAAGGCCTGGAAAATGATCATACCGATGGGCATATTGATACCTTGGTGCGCTTTGTTCGGCCTGGGGTTGTAGTCTGTATGGAAAGTTTGACGGAGGAAGATGTAAATGCTGCAACGCTAAAACAAATTGCCGAGGATTTAGTCACATTCACCACTGCCCAAGGTCGTCCCCTAGAGGTTGTGAAGATTCCTTCTCCCGGCCTGGTTTTAGATGCAGAGGGAACTGTGATGCCTGCCAGTTATGTCAACTTTTACATTGCCAATCAAACCGTGATTGTCCCCACCTATGGCAGTGAGTTTGATCAGCCCGCCGTTAACGCCATTGCCCAACTCTTTCCCAATCGCCAGACTATCGGACTGAGTGCCAAACATATTCTTTTCGGGGGGGGAGCTTTTCACTGCATTACTCAACAACAGCTTTAA
- a CDS encoding succinate dehydrogenase/fumarate reductase iron-sulfur subunit gives MELNVQILRQAPDAAPYSQTFRLDISPGATVLDCLNQIKWSQDGTLAFRKNCRNTICGSCGMRINGRAALACQNSVANELKRSLQPQTITIAPLGNLPVVRDLIVDMQPFWQNLDDVNPYVSTAARSLGEGEFRQTPGQRAKLNEMGNCIMCGACYSDCNGKEVNPEFVGPHALAKAYRMLADNRDQATDQRLEEYNSTAGVWGCTRCFNCNTVCPMDVAPLDQISKIKGEILTQAQGLPAPRPIRHRQVLVDLVKRGGWVDERKFGLEVVGNKFRDLRGLLSLLPLGWRMVQRGKFPMSFEKSAGQAQVQGLIESVQSLEKSQAHQGVRSHE, from the coding sequence ATGGAACTCAATGTCCAAATTCTCCGCCAGGCCCCGGATGCGGCTCCCTATTCCCAGACCTTTCGCCTTGATATTTCCCCCGGAGCTACGGTTCTCGACTGTCTGAATCAAATTAAATGGTCACAGGACGGGACTCTAGCCTTTCGCAAAAATTGCCGTAATACGATCTGTGGTAGTTGTGGAATGCGGATCAATGGCCGGGCTGCCTTGGCCTGTCAAAACAGTGTTGCCAATGAACTGAAGCGGTCTCTACAGCCCCAGACGATCACCATTGCCCCCTTGGGAAACTTACCGGTAGTCCGCGACCTCATTGTGGATATGCAACCCTTTTGGCAAAACCTAGATGATGTTAATCCCTACGTCAGTACGGCGGCCCGCAGCTTAGGAGAGGGGGAATTTCGCCAAACCCCAGGCCAACGGGCCAAACTCAATGAGATGGGCAACTGTATTATGTGCGGGGCCTGTTACTCGGACTGCAATGGCAAAGAGGTCAATCCTGAATTTGTCGGCCCCCATGCCTTAGCTAAGGCCTATCGGATGTTGGCGGATAATCGGGATCAGGCTACGGATCAACGCCTAGAGGAATATAACTCGACTGCCGGAGTGTGGGGCTGTACCCGGTGTTTTAATTGCAATACAGTTTGTCCGATGGATGTGGCACCGTTGGATCAAATTAGCAAGATTAAGGGGGAAATTCTGACGCAAGCCCAGGGATTACCGGCCCCGCGTCCGATTCGTCATCGCCAAGTTTTAGTGGATTTAGTCAAACGCGGCGGTTGGGTTGATGAACGTAAATTTGGCCTGGAGGTGGTCGGTAATAAATTTCGGGATCTGCGGGGGTTGCTGAGTTTGCTGCCCTTGGGTTGGCGGATGGTGCAGCGGGGGAAATTCCCGATGAGTTTTGAAAAATCAGCCGGACAGGCCCAGGTGCAAGGGTTAATTGAGTCTGTGCAATCCTTAGAAAAGAGCCAAGCCCATCAAGGAGTTCGTTCCCATGAGTGA
- a CDS encoding chlorophyll a/b-binding protein, with translation MSEPNSPETAPKPSFGWSYYAELINGRFAMIGFVALLVLELVTGTDFFSWIGLR, from the coding sequence ATGAGTGAGCCAAATTCCCCGGAGACAGCCCCCAAACCCAGTTTTGGTTGGAGCTATTACGCTGAACTGATTAATGGTCGCTTTGCCATGATTGGCTTTGTGGCTCTGTTGGTTTTAGAACTGGTCACTGGTACGGATTTTTTTAGTTGGATCGGCCTTCGCTAA